Within Desulfovibrio legallii, the genomic segment GAGATCTTCCAGAGCCTGGGCCTTTCCAGCATCGGCGCGCCCGGCTCCACCGCTGTGCTGGCCATGCTCAACGACGCCGTCAAAAAAGGCGGGGCCTTTGCTTCCTCTTCCGTGGGCGGCCTCTCAGGGGCCTTTATCCCCGTTTCTGAAGATTCCAGCATTGAAGCGGCGGCCACCTCTGGCCGCCTGAGCCTGGAAAAACTGGAAGCCATGACCAGCGTCTGCTCCGTAGGTCTGGACATGATCGCCATTCCCGGCGATACCCCCGCCAGCACCATTGCCGGCATCATCGCCGACGAAATGGCCATCGGCGTCATCAACCACAAAACCACGGCCGTGCGCCTTATCCCCGTGCCCGGCAAAAGCGTGGGCGAAGAAGTCTCCTTCGGCGGCCTGCTGGGCAAAGCCGCCATTATCCCCGTCACGCAGGGGGACGCTTCGGAATTCATCGCCCTGGGCGGGCGCATTCCCGCGCCCATCCACAGCCTGAAAAACTGACCTTCCGGCCCCGCCCCGATGGTTCGCGCCGTGGGGGCGGGCCGCTCCCTCCTCTATCCCATACACAGGGAGGACGCGCCATGCCCGCTGCCTTCCGGGTTGCCGCCCCCTATTTTTGCTACGGAGAAAAAGAAATCGCGCACCTCGCCCGGCGCGACGCGCGCCTGGCGCGCGCCATGGCGGCCATCGGCCCCGTGCGGCGCACCGTGCGCCCGGATTTTTTCGCCGCCCTTATGCACGCCATCGTGGGACAGCAGATAGCCACCAAGGCGCAGGAAACCGTCTGGGCGCGGCTGGAAACGGCCCTCGGACAGGTGACGCCGCGCACCGTGGCTGCCGCCGGGACGGAACTGCTGCAAAAACAGGGGCTTTCATTCCGCAAGGTGGGCTATATGCAGGGCGCGGCTGCCGCCGCCCTGCGCGGCGATCTGGATTCGGAAGCCCTGCGCCTACTGGACGATGCAAGCCTCTGCACGGCCCTCTGCCGTCTGGATGGGGTAGGCGTGTGGACAGCGGAAATGCTCATGCTTTTTTCCCTCCAGCGGCCCAACATCCTGAGCTATGGCGATTTGGCCATCCAGCGCGGCCTGCGCATGCTCTACCGCCACCGGGAACTCTCCCGCGAGCGCTTTGAGCGCTACCGACGGCGCTACAGCCCGTATGGCTCCGTAGCCAGCCTTTACCTTTGGGCCATTGCAGGCGGGGCCTTGCCGGAGCTGACGGACCCGACCGCGCCCTGCGCAGCCCGGAACGCCGCCGGGGAAAGGTAGTGTCCAGAATTTTTCGCACATTTCGTAGCGGCCCGCGCGGCAGGGCCCACAGCGCACGCCCACTCGGCTTTGACGCTGCCACTGCCGTTGCCGTCCCCCTGCCAGGATAATTGCAAAATGCAACTTCGCTACGCCGCCGCTATCGGCCCTCGCCGATTCCAGGGCATTTCAAAGTTGAAATGCCCGGCGGCTGCGTGAGCAGACGCCCGCTGCGGAGGCGTAAGCGCAATTTAGTTGCGCTGTTAAGCGCCGAAGCAAGCGTGCCGTAAACTTTGAGAATGCCTGTTCTCAAAATTAATCTGCTCCAGAGGCTCCAATCCGCGTGATGCGTCCGGCGGCAGGCATGGGTAACGGGCTGTGCGCCTTGATGTAGGCGGTCAGTACGTCCACGTCCGCCGGATCCGGCGCTTCTACGGGCACGCCCTTGGCCAGCATGGCATAGCCGTCGCCCCGTCGCTCCAGGTAGTCCACCAGTGCGACGCGATAACGGCCCTGCGGCGTCACGGGATGGGCGCCGCCGTACTTATCCACCATCTCCGCCATGACGATGCGGTTGCCCGACGGACGGGCGGGGGCGTATGCATAGCGCATGCCCGCCACCTGCAGCAGGGGAGAGCCCACGCCCTTGTGGTCCGCCACGCCGTGCTCCAGGGCCGCCAGGAGTTGTCCGCCGCTGAAATCCCGGATGATGACCCTGTTGCCGAAGGGCAGCACGGCCAGCATGTCGCCAAGGCTGAGCGTTCCACGCCGCAGCGGCGCGCGCAGGCCGCCGCTGTTGATGAGGGCGATCTGCGCCCCATGGGCGCGGCCATAGTCCAGCATGGAGTCAGTGACGACCATGCCGGCCAGACATTCGCCCCGACGACAGGCGTGAAGGCCGTCCCTGAACTCCAGACCGTTCACGCCCACGGGCACGGAAGTGAAGGCTTCAAGTCTGCGGGTATATTTTGCAATTTTGGCTTCCATAGCCGGATCCGGGGGAACGGACGCGTCCAGCGGCCGGGCCGCGCCGTTCCAGCGCAGAGGCACGCCCTCAGCGTCGAAGGTCACATCCAGCTCGCCCAGATATTTGGCCAAAGCCCCGGCGGTGACCACCAGCACGGGCTGCCCGGAAGGGGAATGCTCCACCAACGGGTACGGCCCGGCGTCGGACCCAGGGCCGAGATAAGTGTGGGTGTGCCCGCCCACGATGATGTCCACCCCGTCTACGTTGCGGGCCAGTTCCACATCCTTGGGCAGTCCCAGATGGGTGAGGGCGATGATGTGCCGCACGCCCTGGCGCTGCAGCGCTGTGACGGCTTTTTTGAGCGTGTCGGCGCTTCTGGTGAAGCGGGTTTCAGGGCAGGCCGAGGACAGGGTGCGCACACTGGGGTTGGCCAGGCCCACGATGCCAACCCTGACGCCCCGCACTTCCTTAATGATCCATGGAAGTACCGGCGCATCGCGCAGGGGGCAGCCGGGGCGCGCGTCCAGGTTGGCGGCAAGTACCGGGTAAGGTTGGGCGCGCACGAAATCTGCCGCGGCTTCGCAGCCGTCATCGAATTCATGATTGCCCAGGGTCATGGCGTCATAGCGCAGCAGGGCATTGATATCCGACAGCATGGGCCACTTGTTGACCGTAAAGAACAGCGTGCCCTGAAACTGGTCGCCCGCGTCCAGAACAAGCACATTGTCATGATCGGCGCGGGCGCGGTTTATGGCCGTGGCAAGTCGGGCGAGGCCGCCGGTGCAGCCCTCGGACTGCAGGCAGGCGTTGCCCTGAGCGTCGCGTCCGGCCAGATAGGAGTGCAGATCGTTGGTATGCAACAGCAGAAGTTCAAGACCGTCTTGCCGCCGCTTCGCCTCCTGTCCGGATTCCTGCGCTACGCCACGCTCGGCGTACAAGCAAAGAACAAGGGAGAGCACAGCCAGAAAAGACGCAACAGCTGCGGAAAAGCGGAGCCGGATCGAACGTGCAGGCATGGTGCCCCCCAGAAAAAAAACGCAGACAGCACTGGCCGACGCCAAGACAAAGCCGAGCTCCTTTTCCCACAGCATGCGGGCGGGCGTTCGGCCGGGAACAGGCGTTCCCGGTGTTGCTATACTCCACCCCTACGCAGCTTTTGGCAAGGCAGCGAGAGCGGCCACAGCGCCACGCGAATGTTTTTCACGTCCAACACCAGGGCAAAATCCTGCCAAAGCGGCCAGATAAACGGTCTGCACCCCGGCGGCGGGGCCGTTCTGCCGCCAAAGTGCTGGTCACACATGGCACAGGCTTTACTTGTAAGTGCCCATAAAAATGGGAAGATTACCCATAGGTAATCCTCCCAAAAAGAAGTAGCGTTTATGGGGAGGATTACCGAGGGGATAAAAACAAGAAGGGTTTATGTGTCTTTGTAACACATAAACCCTTGATTTTATGGAGCCGCCTGTCAGATTTGAACTGACGATCTGCTGATTACGAATCAGCCGCTCTACCAACTGAGCCAAGGCGGCGTATGGAAAATTGTTTTTTTGCGTCAGGGTCTAAGCAGGCCAGAAAAACACAAAATCCATCAGCCAAAACTGTGTGGTGATATTTTGATTTTTCTAACGTTAATCTACCCAAGCCCTCCGAAATCCTACTTATTACGCATCAGCTGCTCTACCAAGTGAGCTAAGCTGGCAACCGGCTACATCTGCCAAAAAAACCGCCGCATGTCAAGAGATTCTGCCCGGTTTTGGCCTGCTGCGCCACGGTCTTCTGCGGGCTCAGGCCCGGTGCAGCACCAGGGGGATGGCGTGCGTATTGCGGCACAGCTCTTCAGTGTGGCCCAGTTCCCAGCGCACGCTTTCGGGCTGCCAGTTGAGGCGCTCCGCCACCTGACGCGCCACCCCCGCCACGTTGAGGATGGGGTGGCGCTGAAAAACCTGGGGCAGGCCATAGGTCAGATTACAGGCCAGGCAACGGCCAGGACGCTGCCGCAGCTCAAAGGCCAGTTGCGCCTGCTCCGGCGTCACTTCGCGGCACACCAGCACGATGTCATACGCGCCTTCCTCCGCGCCGCCGAACAAGGCGTCGAAAAAGGCGTCCGCCCGGTCAGTCGGAAAAATTTCGTCCAACGCATTTTGATCCAAAGACTGCACAGCCATCAGAAACGCTCCGCCATTGCACAGCAAGGGCCGCTCAGCGCCAACCCCCGCCTGGTTACGCCATCGCCGGAAAGCAGGCGGCAAAGGCGGCCATAGGACGCCCCTGTCCACGCCCACAAGCCGGCGCAATCCTTTGCCAAAAAATAGCGCCGCTGCGCTCCTCGGCCGAAGCGCCGCCCCGGCCCTGCGCTGTCTGCCGCAGCGCCCTCAACTGATAAGCGCGCGTAGGCAGGCCGCATCCAGGCGGATATCCGCCCGCGGCACCGTCGCCAGAGAAAATTTTGTCAGCAGATCCTGGGGCCGCAGCGCCGCGCCGCTGGGATTGCACCCCGCCAGCCGCCCCAGAAGGCCCACAACTCGCCGGGCATCCACGCCGCGCTCCCGCAGCTCGCGCAGGGCAAGGCTGTGGTGCCGCTTGGCCAGCCGCTCCCCCGCCGCATCCAGCAAAAGGGGCACATGCGCATACGCGGGTACGGGCATGCCCAGCAAGCGCAGCAAAGCTATCTGCCGTGGGGTGGAAGGCAATATGTCCCGCCCGCGTACCACCTGGGTCACGCCCATAAGGCCATCGTCCACGGCCACAGCCAGCTGGTAAGCCACCACGCCGTCGCTGCGCCGCAGGGCGAAATCCCCACCGCACGCCGCCAGCGTGAAACGTTGCGGCCCCTGCACCGCATCCACGAAGTCGATGGGGTCTTCCGGGCAGCGCAGGCGCACGGCGGCGTGTCGCCCCTGGGCCAGCAGAGCCTGCCGCTGCGTCTCGCTCAGCCCTCGGCAGGTGCCGGGGTACGGCGCGCCGCGGTCATCCACATGAGGGGCCGCCGCCATCTGGCGCAGCTCCTTGCGGGTGCAGAAACAGGGGTAGGTCAGACCGGCCGCTTCAAGCCGCGCCAGGGCTGCCTCATACAGGGTGCCGCGCCCGCTCTGGGCATAGGGCGCGTGCGGGCCGCCCACATCCGGCCCGGCGTCCCAGTCCAGCCCCAGCCAGCGCAGATCTTCCAGAGCTGCGGCCGCCAAGTCCGGCTGGGAGCGCTGCGGATCAATGTCCTCCAGGCGCAACAATACGCGGCCGCCCTGGGCCCGTGCGGCCAGCCAAGCCAGCAGGAAGGCCCAGGCGTTGCCCAGGTGGAGCAGGCCCGTAGGGCTGGGCGCCAGCCTGCCGCAGCAGCGGAGCATAATGAAAAGCTATTTCTTGTTCCAGGGCATGGCCGCCAGCAGCAGAGCCAAGCCGCAGAAGCCGGTGACCCCGGCAAAGACCAGGCCCGCTCCCACAAAGGCTGAGAGCCAGAGCATGCCCGGCCAGACCAGCCCGCCCAGCAGCCCCAGCAGCACCAGGGAGCCCGCGCCGATCTGGATCTGCCGGAACATGGGCAGGGATTTACCCCCGCGCTCCACCGGCAGCCCTTTGGCGGCCCAGTTCTGCGTGCCGCCTTCCAGCTGATAGGCCGGGCCTCCGGCCAGCTGCTGGAGCAGGTCGCTGTCCATTCTGGTGCGCCTGCCGGAATTGCAGGTAAAAATAATGGGGACTTCCGCCGTGGCCGGACGCAGGCCTATCCAGCGGATAATGGAAAGGGGCGCGGCTTCGGCGCCGGGCAGACGCAACGCGGCCAGTTCATCGGGTTCACGCACGTCCACCAAGCGGGCCGTGCCTTCTTGCAGTTTTTTTTGCGCTTCTTCAGGAGAAATGCTATCAAGCATGAGAAAGCCTACGAATTGCCGCCCCGTTTTTTGAGAGCGGTCTTGGAAGTTTTGCCCACATCGCCCTTGGCCGCCACCTTACGCACGTCGGCAGATTTTTTGTCCGCCCTGGACGCCTTGGGGGCTCCTTTGGCGGCACGGTCCTTGCCGGACACATCCTTTTTGGCGGATCGGACGGAGGCTTTGTCAGGGGTTTGGGCGGCCTTGCCGCGCTTGGCGGCGTGAACGGCCTCGGACTTGGCGGAAGAGGAAGCCTTGGGGGAAGATTTGGCGGATCTGGCGGATTTGGCGGAAGTTTTGGCGACGCGGACGGCCTCGCGGCGTTTGCCGCTACGCTCGTTACTGGCTACCTGCACAATTTTGTCAGCCTTTTTGCGGGACTTGACGCCGGCTTTCTGTTTGCCCTTCGCCTTCTTGGCGGAGGAGAGATCGCGCACGGCCCGTTCTTCCGTAAAATCGTTGAGGCGGCGCTCAGCCTGGGCCACCAGGTCTTGCCCGCCTTCCATCTTCACGCGCCGCGCGCCCAGAAATGTGTTGCTGAAATAGGGGTCGTCCAGGGAGGTAATCCGCACGGTGGAGCGTCGGTGGGGGCTGTGGATAAATTTGCCGTCCCCCACATAGATGCCCGTATGGTAGCCCCGCCGCGGATGGCGAAAGGCCACGATATCGCCGGCCCGCATGTCCTCCACCCTGGTGATGCGCTTGCCCACTACGGATTGTTCCCGCGCGGTGCGCGGCAGGCTCACGCCCACGCTTTTGTACGCCCAGCAGACGAAACCGGAGCAATCGAACCCGTCAGGCGAAGAACCGCCCCGCACATAGGGCGTGCCCAGGGCAGAGCGGGCTTTGCTGATGAGTTGCTGGCTGGCCTCCTGCTGCTTGTTGTCAAAAGCGGCCTCATAGGACCGGCGGAACCGTTCCACACGCAGGGTCTCGTCTTGGGGGCCGCTTTGCTGCTGCCTGGCCGCGCAACCAAAAGCCAGGACGCAGGACGCGAGCAGCACGCCCAGTTTCAGGCACTTACCCATCCGCGCTCCGTATTGGGTTTGCGCCGCGCCGCAAGGGCGGGCGGAGTTTTTCTTCACTGGCGGACGCTCCGGGGCAGAGCAATCAGGCCTTCATGTCAAGCAAGGTGCCCAGCATGGCGTCGGCCGTGCGCACAACCTGTGCATTGGCCTCATAGGCGTGCTGCGTGGCAATCATCTCCACGGAAGCCGTTCCCAGGTCCGTGCCGCTGGGCGCGCCGACAATGGTGGTAACGTCGTACACGGCCTGCGCCGGGCTCACGGCGGACGCCCCGTTTGCCGCCTCAGGCCGCGCGGCGTCCGCTGCGGGCAACACCGCACTGAGACGCGCGCCAAAGCCCGCGGGCCCCGTGGCATAGGCGGCACGCCCAGGCTGAAAGCCGGCCGTGGAAACATTGGCCACATTGTGCGCCGTTACTGCCAGGCCCCAGGACTGGGCCGTCATGGCGCCCGCGGCTACGGCCAGACTGCTGTTGCTGCTGTTCGTCATAAGGGCACCTGGGTTGGTGTAGCACAAGAAACAACAGGTAGGGAAGAATTTTTTTAGACTCTATACATAACGATAAAAGTTATCAATAATATTCTTCTGGTGCCTGCCGCTGCTCACGGCTTACGTCGCCGCCGGCCCGTCGCTCTGCTCCGTCGTCGCGTACGGCCGCCGCACGGCGCTCAGGTCGCGCTCAATGCGGGCAAAGGCGTTGTGGTTGTGGATAGATTCCATGCTCTCCACCTCCACGCTGAACTGCTCCACCTGGCCGTGTTCCAGCAGGCGCTGCGCCACGTTGCGCACCACGTCCTCCACAAAGGCGGGGTGGGCAAAGGCGTTTTCCGTCACAAATTTTTCGTCCTCGCGCTTGAGCAGGGTATAGACCGCCGACGAGGCCGAGGCCTCGGCGATGTCGATAAAATCTTCCAACCAGGAGAAGGCCCGCATGCGCAGCCGCATGCGCACCAAGGCCCGCTGACTGTGCGCGCCCTCCTTGCTGATGGCCTTGGAGCACGGGCACACGGTCATGACCGGCACGTCCGCCTCCAGCACAAAGGATTGGCCGGAGTCGTCCAGCTCGCCCGTGAGGCGGCAGGCGTAGGCCACGGTGGCCGGGCTGCCGGAAACCGGAGCCTTTTTGGAGATAAAATAGGGGAAGCTGAAGCAGGCAAAGGCCCGCCGCGCGCCCAGGCGCTCCTTGATGGTCAGCAGCAGCCGCCGCACGGACTGGTAGCTGATTTCATCATTCCAGGCCTCCAGCGCCTCCACAAAACGGCTCATATGGGTGCCTTTGAAGGACGAGGGCAGGTCCACGCCCAGGTCCACCCTGGCCACAGTCTGCTGGCTGCCCCGGCTGCGGTCGCGCACCAGAAGGGGCAGGTGCAGGTCGCGCACGCCCACCCGGTCTATGTTCAGCGCCACCTGGGGGGCGTGGCTTTGCACGTCTTCCATCATGCCAGATCCTGCCCCGTTGTTGTGCCCGTGAATACCCCGTGCTTCACGCCCCGGCAGGAAATGAGCTTGTCCGCCAGGGCCCGCAGGCGGCGGGGTTCGCCTTTGAGCACCAGCACTTCCAAACAGTTGTAGTGGTCCAGATGCACGTGCAGGGTGGTGATGATCAGCTCGTGCTCGTCGTGCTGGATCTGCATGAGCTTGCGGGCCAGGTCGTTTTTGTGATGGTCATAGACCAGCGTCAAGGTGCCAGCGCCGTAAACGTCGTTGTGCCAGCTCTCCTCCACCAGGGCCTTGCGGATCAGATCGCGGATGGCCTCGGAGCGGTTGGGATAGCTTTTGCGCCGACAGAGTTCGTCAAACGGTTCCAGCAGGTCTTCGTCCAGAGACACGCCAAAGCGGGCCAGATTTCCCATAACATATTCCTGTGGCGGCTGTTCAGCGGAGCCGCCCGTTGCCGATGCGCCCGCCGCCGGAAGTTGGAAAGGCCGGGGCGCGGCGGATTTCCCAGACCCGCACGGTGACGGGCACAGGCTGGGCGTAGATGGGCTCCACAACGCGGCTGAAAACCTGCCGCCCCTGCCAGCCGCCGTTGTGCAGAGCGTGCAGAAAGGCCTCATACACAGTGCGGCCCGGCTCCGCCACCCAGGCCGCCCCGTCCGGGGCCAGGGCGCGGTCCAGAAAGTGCAGCACCGGGGCCACAAAGCGCTTTTCGTACATGATGTCGCCGCCCCAGACGCGCGCCATGCCGCCCTGGGCCACAGCGGGCCGCCGCCAGTCCATGACTGCCCATAACGGCTGGTCCACGTTGTTGCGGGCGGCGTTCCGGCGGGCGAAGCGCAGGGCTTCTTCCTCGTAGTCCACGGCCGTGACCCGCGCCCCCAGCCACTGCCCCGTCAGGGCTGTGAGCCCCAGGCCGCAGCCCAGGTCCAGGCAGGCGCGCCCGGCGATTTCCTCCCGCCGCAGGGCCAGCCAGTCGGCCAGGGCCACGCTGGCGGGCCAGAGTTCCGTCCAGTAAGGGAGGCGCTCATCGGCAAAATCGTCGGGGTCGGCGGTCATGGCTTCCCACAACGATTCCAGATCGGCCGCCCGCTCAAGCCGCCACAGCCGCCCCGCCGCGCGCACGGCAATATGCGGGCTGTAGGCGGTAAGCCCGTGCGTGCCCGCGGATTCCGGGGCATTGCCAGAGGGTTGCGGCGGCATCTTCACCGTGGCACCATAACGCATTGCCGCCGGGCTGTACAGGGCAGGCCCGCACCCTGCCCGCCGCCCCGCACGCAGGGCGCATCCCTGCAGATCGCGCCGCCAACCGGTTTGCCCGCCAGCCGTCGGCACGGTTGACGGCCGAGGGCTTGGCATGTATTGTTCCCCAGTTTTAGCAAACGGCGTCGGCAGGGCCGAGGCCGCCCTTCCCATCCCCAAAATCCGCAGGAAGATCCAATGCCCAAGCGTACGGATTTGCACAAAATTCTCGTCATCGGCGCGGGGCCCATCATCATCGGTCAGGGCTGCGAGTTTGACTACTCCGGCTCCCAGGCCGTCAAGGCTCTCAAGGAAGAGGGCTACGAGGTGGTGCTGGTCAACTCCAACCCGGCCACCATCATGACCGATCCGCACCTGGCCGACGCCACCTATGTGGAACCCATCGAGCATGAAACCCTGGCCACCATCATCCGCAAGGAACGCCCCGACGCCCTGTTGCCCACCCTTGGCGGTCAGACGGCT encodes:
- a CDS encoding DNA-3-methyladenine glycosylase family protein, with product MPAAFRVAAPYFCYGEKEIAHLARRDARLARAMAAIGPVRRTVRPDFFAALMHAIVGQQIATKAQETVWARLETALGQVTPRTVAAAGTELLQKQGLSFRKVGYMQGAAAAALRGDLDSEALRLLDDASLCTALCRLDGVGVWTAEMLMLFSLQRPNILSYGDLAIQRGLRMLYRHRELSRERFERYRRRYSPYGSVASLYLWAIAGGALPELTDPTAPCAARNAAGER
- a CDS encoding bifunctional metallophosphatase/5'-nucleotidase, with product MHTNDLHSYLAGRDAQGNACLQSEGCTGGLARLATAINRARADHDNVLVLDAGDQFQGTLFFTVNKWPMLSDINALLRYDAMTLGNHEFDDGCEAAADFVRAQPYPVLAANLDARPGCPLRDAPVLPWIIKEVRGVRVGIVGLANPSVRTLSSACPETRFTRSADTLKKAVTALQRQGVRHIIALTHLGLPKDVELARNVDGVDIIVGGHTHTYLGPGSDAGPYPLVEHSPSGQPVLVVTAGALAKYLGELDVTFDAEGVPLRWNGAARPLDASVPPDPAMEAKIAKYTRRLEAFTSVPVGVNGLEFRDGLHACRRGECLAGMVVTDSMLDYGRAHGAQIALINSGGLRAPLRRGTLSLGDMLAVLPFGNRVIIRDFSGGQLLAALEHGVADHKGVGSPLLQVAGMRYAYAPARPSGNRIVMAEMVDKYGGAHPVTPQGRYRVALVDYLERRGDGYAMLAKGVPVEAPDPADVDVLTAYIKAHSPLPMPAAGRITRIGASGAD
- the gluQRS gene encoding tRNA glutamyl-Q(34) synthetase GluQRS, with product MLRCCGRLAPSPTGLLHLGNAWAFLLAWLAARAQGGRVLLRLEDIDPQRSQPDLAAAALEDLRWLGLDWDAGPDVGGPHAPYAQSGRGTLYEAALARLEAAGLTYPCFCTRKELRQMAAAPHVDDRGAPYPGTCRGLSETQRQALLAQGRHAAVRLRCPEDPIDFVDAVQGPQRFTLAACGGDFALRRSDGVVAYQLAVAVDDGLMGVTQVVRGRDILPSTPRQIALLRLLGMPVPAYAHVPLLLDAAGERLAKRHHSLALRELRERGVDARRVVGLLGRLAGCNPSGAALRPQDLLTKFSLATVPRADIRLDAACLRALIS
- a CDS encoding rhodanese family protein yields the protein MLDSISPEEAQKKLQEGTARLVDVREPDELAALRLPGAEAAPLSIIRWIGLRPATAEVPIIFTCNSGRRTRMDSDLLQQLAGGPAYQLEGGTQNWAAKGLPVERGGKSLPMFRQIQIGAGSLVLLGLLGGLVWPGMLWLSAFVGAGLVFAGVTGFCGLALLLAAMPWNKK
- a CDS encoding NlpC/P60 family protein, whose translation is MGKCLKLGVLLASCVLAFGCAARQQQSGPQDETLRVERFRRSYEAAFDNKQQEASQQLISKARSALGTPYVRGGSSPDGFDCSGFVCWAYKSVGVSLPRTAREQSVVGKRITRVEDMRAGDIVAFRHPRRGYHTGIYVGDGKFIHSPHRRSTVRITSLDDPYFSNTFLGARRVKMEGGQDLVAQAERRLNDFTEERAVRDLSSAKKAKGKQKAGVKSRKKADKIVQVASNERSGKRREAVRVAKTSAKSARSAKSSPKASSSAKSEAVHAAKRGKAAQTPDKASVRSAKKDVSGKDRAAKGAPKASRADKKSADVRKVAAKGDVGKTSKTALKKRGGNS
- a CDS encoding flagellar basal body rod C-terminal domain-containing protein — its product is MTNSSNSSLAVAAGAMTAQSWGLAVTAHNVANVSTAGFQPGRAAYATGPAGFGARLSAVLPAADAARPEAANGASAVSPAQAVYDVTTIVGAPSGTDLGTASVEMIATQHAYEANAQVVRTADAMLGTLLDMKA
- the folE2 gene encoding GTP cyclohydrolase FolE2, whose protein sequence is MEDVQSHAPQVALNIDRVGVRDLHLPLLVRDRSRGSQQTVARVDLGVDLPSSFKGTHMSRFVEALEAWNDEISYQSVRRLLLTIKERLGARRAFACFSFPYFISKKAPVSGSPATVAYACRLTGELDDSGQSFVLEADVPVMTVCPCSKAISKEGAHSQRALVRMRLRMRAFSWLEDFIDIAEASASSAVYTLLKREDEKFVTENAFAHPAFVEDVVRNVAQRLLEHGQVEQFSVEVESMESIHNHNAFARIERDLSAVRRPYATTEQSDGPAAT
- the nikR gene encoding nickel-responsive transcriptional regulator NikR, with the protein product MGNLARFGVSLDEDLLEPFDELCRRKSYPNRSEAIRDLIRKALVEESWHNDVYGAGTLTLVYDHHKNDLARKLMQIQHDEHELIITTLHVHLDHYNCLEVLVLKGEPRRLRALADKLISCRGVKHGVFTGTTTGQDLA
- a CDS encoding class I SAM-dependent methyltransferase, which translates into the protein MPPQPSGNAPESAGTHGLTAYSPHIAVRAAGRLWRLERAADLESLWEAMTADPDDFADERLPYWTELWPASVALADWLALRREEIAGRACLDLGCGLGLTALTGQWLGARVTAVDYEEEALRFARRNAARNNVDQPLWAVMDWRRPAVAQGGMARVWGGDIMYEKRFVAPVLHFLDRALAPDGAAWVAEPGRTVYEAFLHALHNGGWQGRQVFSRVVEPIYAQPVPVTVRVWEIRRAPAFPTSGGGRIGNGRLR